One genomic region from Streptomyces venezuelae encodes:
- the atpE gene encoding ATP synthase F0 subunit C: MSAALELVNLAAPGDSAKTTLVGNVASIGYGLAAIGPGVGVGIIFGNGTQALARQPEAAGLIRTNQIMGFAFCEALALIGIVMGFVYQ; encoded by the coding sequence ATGTCCGCTGCTCTCGAACTGGTCAACCTCGCCGCCCCCGGCGACTCCGCCAAGACCACCCTCGTCGGCAACGTCGCGTCCATCGGCTACGGCCTCGCCGCGATCGGCCCCGGCGTCGGCGTCGGCATCATCTTCGGTAACGGTACGCAGGCTCTCGCCCGCCAGCCCGAGGCTGCCGGCCTGATCCGCACCAACCAGATCATGGGCTTCGCCTTCTGTGAGGCGCTCGCCCTCATCGGCATCGTCATGGGCTTCGTCTACCAGTAA
- a CDS encoding DUF2550 domain-containing protein, which produces MFLALLVCGLVVALVVIGLFVFGLRRRLIQRAGGTFDCSLHWNVPDEPDPSGKGWVYGVARYSGDEIAWFRVFSYAPRPRRILERSSIVALERRMPEGEEELALLSDMVIQPCMYEGVRLELAMSEDARTGFMAWLEAAPPGQRVNVA; this is translated from the coding sequence ATGTTCCTCGCTCTGCTCGTGTGCGGCCTGGTCGTCGCACTGGTGGTGATCGGGCTCTTCGTCTTCGGCTTGCGCAGGAGGCTGATCCAGCGTGCCGGCGGCACCTTCGACTGCTCCCTGCACTGGAACGTCCCGGACGAGCCGGATCCGAGCGGCAAGGGCTGGGTGTACGGCGTCGCCCGCTACAGCGGTGACGAGATCGCCTGGTTCCGTGTCTTCTCGTACGCTCCCCGCCCGCGCCGGATCCTGGAGCGTTCGTCCATCGTGGCCCTGGAGCGGCGGATGCCCGAGGGCGAGGAGGAGCTCGCGCTCCTTTCCGACATGGTCATCCAGCCCTGTATGTACGAGGGCGTCCGCCTGGAGCTCGCGATGAGCGAGGACGCCCGCACCGGTTTCATGGCCTGGCTGGAGGCGGCGCCTCCCGGCCAGAGGGTGAACGTGGCGTAA
- a CDS encoding F0F1 ATP synthase subunit B — MNALLLAQAEEPQPPLIPHLDELVIGLIAFVIVFGFLAKKLLPNINKVLDERREAIEGGIEKAESAQIEAQSVLEQYKAQLAEARHEAARLRQEATEQGTAIIQEMKAEGQRQREEIIAAGHSQIEADRKAASASLRQDVGKLATDLAGKLVGESLEDVARQSRTIDRFLDELEEKAEAVR, encoded by the coding sequence GTGAACGCGCTGCTTCTTGCGCAGGCGGAGGAGCCCCAGCCTCCTCTGATCCCGCATCTTGACGAGCTCGTCATCGGCCTGATCGCCTTCGTCATCGTCTTCGGCTTCCTCGCCAAGAAGCTCCTCCCGAACATCAACAAGGTTCTGGACGAGCGTCGCGAGGCCATCGAGGGCGGCATCGAGAAGGCCGAGTCGGCCCAGATCGAGGCTCAGAGTGTGCTGGAGCAGTACAAGGCCCAGCTCGCCGAGGCCCGCCACGAGGCCGCGCGTCTTCGCCAGGAGGCGACGGAGCAGGGCACCGCGATCATCCAGGAGATGAAGGCGGAAGGCCAGCGCCAGCGCGAGGAGATCATCGCGGCCGGCCACTCGCAGATCGAGGCCGACCGCAAGGCCGCGTCCGCGTCGCTGCGTCAGGACGTGGGCAAGCTCGCCACCGACCTGGCCGGCAAGCTGGTCGGCGAGTCCCTCGAGGACGTCGCCCGCCAGAGCCGGACGATCGACCGCTTCCTCGACGAGCTCGAGGAGAAGGCGGAGGCCGTCCGATGA
- a CDS encoding response regulator encodes MTVRVLVAEDQSAVRAGLVLILGSAPDIEVIGEAADGERAVELARELRPDLVLMDVQMPRMDGVTATGIVVSEGLADVLVLTTFDLDEYVFGALRAGASGFLLKSAEARELIEAVRTVARGEGLIAPAVTRRLIAEFATTGRPARPSAKADPAVLDALTPREREVLSALGGGLSNAEIAVRLDMAEATVKTHVSKVLSKLALRSRVQAAVLAQELGV; translated from the coding sequence ATGACGGTGCGGGTGCTGGTCGCCGAGGACCAGAGCGCGGTACGGGCGGGACTCGTCCTGATCCTGGGCAGCGCCCCGGACATCGAGGTGATCGGGGAGGCCGCGGACGGGGAGCGGGCGGTGGAGCTGGCCCGCGAGCTGCGCCCGGACCTGGTCCTGATGGATGTGCAGATGCCGCGGATGGACGGGGTGACGGCGACCGGGATCGTCGTCTCGGAGGGGCTCGCGGACGTCCTCGTCCTGACCACCTTCGATCTCGACGAGTACGTGTTCGGCGCGCTGCGCGCGGGCGCCTCGGGCTTCCTGCTGAAGAGCGCGGAGGCGCGGGAGCTGATCGAGGCGGTGCGGACGGTGGCGCGCGGCGAGGGACTCATCGCCCCGGCGGTGACCCGGCGGCTGATCGCCGAGTTCGCCACGACGGGCCGCCCGGCGCGGCCGTCGGCCAAGGCGGACCCGGCGGTGCTCGACGCCCTGACGCCCCGGGAGCGGGAGGTGCTGTCGGCGCTGGGCGGCGGGCTGTCGAACGCCGAGATCGCGGTACGCCTCGACATGGCGGAGGCGACGGTGAAGACGCACGTCAGCAAGGTGCTGAGCAAGCTGGCGCTGCGCAGCAGGGTCCAAGCGGCGGTCCTGGCACAGGAGTTGGGCGTCTAG
- a CDS encoding cob(I)yrinic acid a,c-diamide adenosyltransferase codes for MVNLTRIYTRTGDQGTTALGDMSRTAKTDLRISAYADANEANAAIGTAIALGQLDEEVVKVLVRIQNDLFDVGADLCTPVVEDPKYPPLRVEQAYVDKLEADCDRFLEELEKLRSFILPGGTPGAALLHQACTVVRRAERSTWAALEVHGETMNALTATYLNRLSDLLFILARTANKEVGDVLWVPGGDR; via the coding sequence ATGGTCAATCTGACGCGCATCTACACCCGTACCGGCGACCAGGGCACCACGGCCCTCGGTGACATGAGCCGGACCGCCAAGACGGATCTGCGGATCTCGGCCTACGCCGACGCCAACGAGGCCAACGCCGCCATCGGCACGGCCATCGCGCTCGGGCAGCTGGACGAGGAGGTCGTGAAGGTCCTCGTCCGCATCCAGAACGACCTGTTCGACGTGGGCGCCGACCTCTGCACGCCCGTGGTCGAGGACCCGAAGTACCCGCCGCTGCGCGTCGAGCAGGCGTACGTCGACAAGCTGGAGGCCGACTGCGACCGCTTTCTGGAGGAACTGGAGAAGCTGCGCTCCTTCATCCTGCCGGGCGGCACGCCCGGTGCGGCTCTGCTGCACCAGGCGTGCACGGTGGTCCGTCGGGCGGAGCGCTCCACGTGGGCGGCCCTGGAGGTGCACGGCGAGACGATGAACGCCCTGACCGCCACGTACCTCAACCGGCTATCGGATCTGCTCTTCATCCTGGCCCGGACGGCGAACAAGGAGGTCGGGGACGTGCTCTGGGTCCCGGGCGGCGACCGCTGA
- a CDS encoding F0F1 ATP synthase subunit gamma codes for MGAQLRVYKRRIKSVTATKKITKAMEMIAASRVVKAQRKVQASTPYATELTRAVTAVATGANDKHPLTTEAENPVRAAVLLLSSDRGLAGAFNSNAIKAAEKLTAKLESEGREVTIYVVGRRGIAHYNFRERKLAGSWTGFTDQPSYGDAKTIAAPLIEAIEKDTAEGGVDELHIVYTEFVSMMTQTAVEARLLPLSLDEVAKEAGDSDTLRPLYDFEPSAEDVLDALLPRYVESRIYNALLQSAASKHAATRRAMKSATDNAGDLINNLSRLANAARQAEITQEISEIVGGTAALADATAGSDK; via the coding sequence ATGGGAGCGCAGCTCCGGGTCTACAAGCGTCGCATCAAATCCGTCACCGCGACGAAGAAGATCACCAAGGCGATGGAGATGATCGCCGCCTCGCGTGTCGTCAAGGCGCAGCGCAAGGTGCAGGCGTCGACTCCGTACGCGACCGAGCTGACGCGCGCGGTCACGGCGGTGGCCACGGGTGCGAACGACAAGCACCCGCTGACCACCGAGGCGGAGAACCCCGTCCGCGCCGCGGTTCTGCTCCTCTCGAGCGACCGCGGTCTGGCCGGCGCGTTCAACTCCAACGCCATCAAGGCGGCGGAGAAGCTGACGGCGAAGCTGGAGAGCGAGGGCCGCGAGGTCACGATCTACGTCGTCGGCCGTCGTGGTATCGCGCACTACAACTTCCGTGAGCGGAAGCTGGCCGGCTCGTGGACCGGGTTCACGGACCAGCCGTCGTACGGCGACGCCAAGACGATCGCGGCACCGCTGATCGAGGCGATCGAGAAGGACACGGCCGAGGGTGGTGTGGACGAGCTCCACATCGTCTACACCGAGTTCGTCTCGATGATGACCCAGACGGCGGTCGAGGCCCGGCTGCTGCCCCTCAGCCTCGACGAGGTGGCGAAGGAGGCCGGCGACTCGGACACGCTCCGGCCGCTGTACGACTTCGAGCCGTCGGCGGAGGACGTCCTCGACGCCCTGCTGCCCCGGTACGTCGAGAGCCGTATCTACAACGCGCTGCTCCAGTCGGCTGCCTCCAAGCACGCCGCCACGCGCCGCGCGATGAAGTCGGCGACCGACAACGCGGGAGACTTGATCAACAACCTCTCCCGACTTGCCAACGCGGCCCGCCAGGCCGAAATCACCCAGGAAATCAGCGAGATCGTCGGTGGCACCGCAGCCCTGGCCGACGCGACCGCGGGGAGTGACAAGTAA
- the atpD gene encoding F0F1 ATP synthase subunit beta, whose product MTTTVETAAATGRVARVIGPVVDVEFPVDAMPEIYNALNVQVPDPAVEGATKTLTLEVAQHLGDGVVRTISMQPTDGLVRQAPVTDTGAGITVPVGDVTKGRVFNTLGEVLNADASTVADAPRWTIHRKAPAFDQLESKTEMFETGLKVVDLLTPYVKGGKIGLFGGAGVGKTVLIQEMIVRVAKLHDGVSVFAGVGERTREGNDLMVEMEEAGVLDKTALVFGQMDEPPGTRLRVALAGLTMAEYFRDVQKQDVLFFIDNIFRFTQAGSEVSTLLGRMPSAVGYQPNLADEMGLLQERITSTRGHSITSMQAIYVPADDLTDPAPATTFAHLDATTVLSRPISEKGIYPAVDPLDSTSRILDPRYIAQDHYDAATRVKGILQKYKDLQDIIAILGIDELSEEDKLVVHRARRVERFLSQNTHAAKQFTGVDGSDVPLDESIAAFNAICDGEYDHFPEQAFFMCGGIEDLKKNAKELGVS is encoded by the coding sequence ATGACGACCACTGTTGAGACGGCCGCCGCCACGGGCCGCGTCGCCCGGGTCATCGGCCCGGTCGTCGACGTGGAGTTCCCCGTCGACGCGATGCCGGAGATCTACAACGCGCTGAACGTCCAGGTTCCGGACCCGGCTGTCGAGGGTGCGACCAAGACGCTGACCCTCGAGGTCGCCCAGCACCTCGGTGACGGCGTCGTCCGCACCATCTCGATGCAGCCCACCGACGGTCTGGTCCGCCAGGCCCCGGTGACCGACACGGGCGCGGGCATCACCGTCCCGGTCGGTGACGTCACCAAGGGCCGTGTGTTCAACACGCTCGGTGAGGTGCTGAACGCCGACGCCTCCACCGTGGCCGACGCGCCGCGCTGGACGATCCACCGCAAGGCCCCGGCCTTCGACCAGCTCGAGTCCAAGACCGAGATGTTCGAGACCGGCCTGAAGGTCGTCGACCTTCTCACCCCGTACGTCAAGGGTGGAAAGATCGGTCTGTTCGGTGGTGCCGGTGTCGGCAAGACCGTTCTGATCCAGGAAATGATCGTCCGTGTGGCCAAGCTGCACGACGGTGTTTCGGTCTTCGCGGGCGTCGGCGAGCGCACCCGTGAGGGCAACGACCTCATGGTCGAGATGGAAGAAGCCGGCGTTCTGGACAAGACCGCGCTTGTCTTCGGCCAGATGGACGAGCCGCCGGGCACGCGTCTGCGCGTGGCCCTCGCCGGTCTGACCATGGCGGAGTACTTCCGCGATGTGCAGAAGCAGGATGTTCTCTTCTTCATCGACAACATCTTCCGCTTCACCCAGGCCGGTTCCGAGGTCTCCACGCTGCTCGGCCGTATGCCCTCCGCGGTGGGTTACCAGCCGAACCTGGCCGACGAGATGGGTCTCCTCCAGGAGCGCATCACGTCGACCCGTGGTCACTCGATCACCTCGATGCAGGCGATCTACGTCCCCGCGGACGACCTGACCGACCCGGCTCCGGCCACCACCTTCGCCCACCTCGACGCGACGACGGTTCTCTCCCGTCCGATCTCCGAGAAGGGCATCTACCCGGCCGTGGACCCGCTGGACTCCACGTCCCGGATCCTGGACCCGCGTTACATCGCGCAGGACCACTACGACGCCGCCACGCGCGTCAAGGGAATCCTGCAGAAGTACAAGGACCTCCAGGACATCATCGCGATTCTCGGTATCGACGAGCTGAGCGAGGAGGACAAGCTCGTTGTCCACCGCGCCCGCCGTGTCGAGCGCTTCCTGTCCCAGAACACCCACGCGGCGAAGCAGTTCACCGGTGTGGACGGTTCGGACGTTCCGCTCGACGAGTCGATCGCCGCGTTCAACGCGATCTGCGACGGTGAGTACGACCACTTCCCCGAGCAGGCCTTCTTCATGTGTGGTGGCATCGAGGACCTCAAGAAGAACGCCAAGGAGCTTGGCGTCTCCTGA
- a CDS encoding glycosyl hydrolase family 18 protein — MSTQAPTRRTGFRHRAAAGLTALILPLAAMVGLASPAEAATSATATYTKTSDWGTGFGANWTVKNTGTTTITSWTVEWDYPAGTAVTSAWDATVTSSGTHWTAKNVGWNGTLAPGASVSFGYNGSGPGAPTGCKINGAACDGTSQPGDNAPSAPGTPVASNITDTSVKLTWTAANDDKGIKNYDVLRDGTKVATVTGLTHTDQGLTAGTDYSYTVVARDTIDQTGPAAGPVPVRTTGGDGTPPPNVVKMGYFTNWGVYGRNYHVKNIVTSGSASKITHINYAFGNVTGGKCTIGDAYADYDKAYTADQSVDGVADTWDQPLRGNFNQLRKLKKAYPNIKILWSFGGWTWSGGFGQAVQNPAAFAQSCYDLVEDPRWADVFDGIDLDWEYPNACGLSCDTSGAASFKNMMQAMRAKFGANNLVTAAVTADASAGGKIDAADYAGAAQYMNWFNVMTYDFFGAWAAKGPTAPHSPLTSYAGIPQAGFNSAEAIAKFKAKGIPANKLLLGIGFYGRGWTGVTQSAPGGTATGPAQGTYEQGIEDYKVLKASCPANGTVAGTAYAHCGTNWWSYDTPATVNSKMSWAKNQGLGGAFFWEFSGDTTNGELVGAINTGLN; from the coding sequence TTGAGCACTCAAGCACCGACGCGCAGAACAGGGTTCAGACATCGGGCCGCCGCCGGCCTGACCGCCCTGATCCTGCCGCTGGCCGCCATGGTCGGCCTCGCGAGCCCCGCCGAAGCGGCCACCTCGGCCACGGCGACCTACACCAAGACGTCCGACTGGGGCACCGGCTTCGGCGCCAACTGGACCGTCAAGAACACCGGCACCACCACCATCACCTCCTGGACCGTCGAGTGGGACTACCCCGCCGGCACCGCCGTCACCTCCGCCTGGGACGCCACCGTCACCAGCTCCGGCACCCACTGGACCGCCAAGAACGTCGGCTGGAACGGGACCCTCGCACCCGGCGCCTCCGTCTCCTTCGGCTACAACGGATCCGGCCCCGGCGCTCCCACCGGCTGCAAGATCAACGGCGCCGCCTGCGACGGCACCTCCCAGCCGGGCGACAACGCCCCCTCCGCCCCCGGCACCCCGGTCGCCTCCAACATCACCGACACCTCGGTGAAGCTGACCTGGACCGCCGCGAACGACGACAAGGGCATCAAGAACTACGACGTCCTGCGCGACGGCACGAAGGTCGCCACGGTCACCGGCCTCACCCACACCGACCAGGGCCTGACCGCCGGCACCGACTACAGCTACACGGTCGTCGCCCGCGACACCATCGACCAGACCGGCCCGGCCGCCGGCCCGGTCCCCGTCCGCACCACCGGCGGGGACGGCACCCCGCCCCCGAACGTGGTGAAGATGGGCTACTTCACGAACTGGGGCGTCTACGGCCGCAATTACCACGTGAAGAACATCGTGACCTCGGGCTCCGCGTCCAAGATCACCCACATCAACTACGCGTTCGGCAACGTCACGGGCGGCAAGTGCACCATCGGTGACGCCTACGCCGACTACGACAAGGCCTACACCGCCGACCAGTCCGTGGACGGCGTCGCCGACACCTGGGACCAGCCGCTGCGCGGCAACTTCAACCAGCTGCGCAAGCTGAAGAAGGCCTACCCGAACATCAAGATCCTCTGGTCCTTCGGCGGCTGGACCTGGTCCGGCGGCTTCGGCCAGGCCGTCCAGAACCCGGCCGCCTTCGCCCAGTCCTGCTACGACCTGGTCGAGGACCCGCGCTGGGCCGACGTCTTCGACGGCATCGACCTGGACTGGGAGTACCCGAACGCCTGCGGCCTCTCCTGCGACACCAGCGGTGCGGCCTCCTTCAAGAACATGATGCAGGCCATGCGCGCCAAGTTCGGTGCCAACAACCTGGTCACCGCGGCCGTCACGGCCGACGCCTCCGCCGGCGGCAAGATCGACGCCGCCGACTACGCGGGCGCCGCGCAGTACATGAACTGGTTCAACGTCATGACGTACGACTTCTTCGGCGCCTGGGCGGCGAAGGGCCCGACGGCCCCGCACTCCCCGCTCACCTCCTACGCCGGCATCCCGCAGGCGGGCTTCAACTCCGCCGAGGCGATCGCCAAGTTCAAGGCGAAGGGCATCCCCGCCAACAAGCTCCTCCTCGGCATCGGCTTCTACGGCCGCGGCTGGACCGGCGTCACCCAGTCCGCCCCCGGCGGCACGGCGACCGGCCCCGCGCAGGGCACGTACGAGCAGGGCATCGAGGACTACAAGGTCCTCAAGGCCTCCTGCCCGGCCAACGGCACCGTCGCGGGCACGGCGTACGCCCACTGCGGCACCAACTGGTGGAGCTACGACACCCCCGCCACCGTGAACTCGAAGATGAGCTGGGCCAAGAACCAGGGCCTCGGCGGAGCGTTCTTCTGGGAGTTCAGCGGTGACACGACCAACGGCGAGCTCGTCGGCGCCATCAACACCGGTCTGAACTGA
- a CDS encoding sensor histidine kinase: MTLPRPHRLDLFIALSGFACGVLLWSFGLYTTGDRILDQRWAALVPLTVMASMEALRRTLPQTALIVGTLALVADQFTNGNLVTVLMFTDIVYAAVVYGSPAVARRVPYSTGLITVAVTVGFLVWWQNAVALLIGVITGMISFMPAVTGSIVRNHREAAEAARLRAEQTALLAEMDRTQAVVAERSRMARELHDMVANHLSAIAIHSTAALSLDEPATTRQALTVIRENSVAGLAEMRRLIGLLRDSGGDTEPAAAPTLAGLDALVAQSAANAEPSGLALVLDDTRQSPTALPAPVELAAYRIVQESLTNALKHAAPGKVRVTLGQDPGALWIEVTSPYGERSGPTAPGSGAGLVGMRERVALLDGVIEAGPVSDDGGRKTWRVRAELPVGASDEERT, from the coding sequence GTGACACTCCCCCGCCCGCACCGCCTCGACCTGTTCATCGCCCTCTCGGGGTTCGCCTGCGGCGTGCTCCTCTGGTCCTTCGGGCTGTACACGACGGGCGACCGCATCCTCGACCAGCGGTGGGCGGCACTGGTGCCGCTCACGGTGATGGCCTCGATGGAGGCGCTGCGGCGGACCCTGCCGCAGACGGCACTGATCGTCGGGACCCTCGCGCTGGTCGCGGACCAGTTCACCAACGGGAACCTGGTGACGGTCCTGATGTTCACGGACATCGTCTACGCGGCCGTCGTGTACGGCTCGCCCGCCGTCGCCCGCCGCGTCCCGTACAGCACCGGGCTGATCACGGTCGCCGTGACGGTCGGCTTCCTCGTCTGGTGGCAGAACGCGGTCGCCCTGCTCATCGGGGTCATCACGGGCATGATCTCCTTCATGCCCGCGGTGACGGGCTCCATCGTGCGCAACCACCGGGAGGCCGCGGAGGCGGCCCGGCTGCGCGCCGAGCAGACCGCGCTGCTCGCCGAGATGGACCGGACGCAGGCCGTGGTGGCCGAGCGGTCCCGGATGGCACGCGAGCTGCACGACATGGTGGCGAACCACCTCTCCGCCATCGCGATCCACTCCACGGCCGCGCTCTCGCTCGACGAGCCGGCCACGACCCGGCAGGCGCTGACCGTGATCCGGGAGAACAGCGTCGCGGGTCTGGCCGAGATGCGGCGGCTCATCGGCCTGCTGCGGGACAGCGGCGGGGACACGGAGCCCGCCGCCGCGCCCACGCTCGCCGGTCTGGACGCGCTGGTGGCCCAGTCCGCGGCCAACGCCGAGCCGAGCGGCCTCGCCCTCGTCCTCGACGACACGCGGCAGAGCCCGACGGCCCTCCCTGCGCCGGTGGAGCTGGCCGCGTACCGGATCGTGCAGGAGTCCCTGACGAACGCGCTCAAGCACGCGGCGCCCGGAAAGGTGCGGGTGACCCTGGGCCAGGATCCGGGCGCGCTGTGGATCGAGGTGACGAGCCCGTACGGCGAGCGCTCCGGACCGACCGCGCCCGGTTCGGGGGCGGGCCTGGTGGGGATGCGGGAGCGGGTGGCCCTGCTCGACGGCGTCATCGAGGCGGGCCCGGTATCGGACGACGGCGGACGGAAGACCTGGCGGGTCCGGGCGGAACTGCCCGTGGGCGCGAGCGACGAGGAGCGGACATGA
- the atpA gene encoding F0F1 ATP synthase subunit alpha, producing MAELTIRPEEIRDALENFVQSYQPDAASREEVGTVSLAGDGIAKVEGLPSAMANELLKFEDGTLGLALNLEEREIGAIVLGEFSGIEEGQSVQRTGEVLSVGVGEGYLGRVVDPLGNPIDGLGEIATEGRRALELQAPGVMARKSVHEPMETGYKAVDAMTPVGRGQRQLIIGDRQTGKTALCVDTIINQRDNWRSGDVNKQVRCIYVAVGQKGSTIASVRGALEEAGALEYTTIVAAPASDPAGFKYLAPYTGSAIGQHWMYQGKHVLIVFDDLSKQADAYRAVSLLLRRPPGREAYPGDVFYLHSRLLERCAKLSDELGAGSMTGLPIVETKANDVSAFIPTNVISITDGQCFLESDLFNAGQRPALNVGISVSRVGGSAQHKAMKQISGRLRVDLAQFRELEAFAAFGSDLDAASKAQLERGQRMVELLKQAQYQPMPTENQVVSVWAGTTGKMDDVPVVDIRRFEAELLAYLRQNHSGLMTSIREGGKMSDDTLQSVADAIAEFKKQFETSDGKLLGEDAPAAVNVSK from the coding sequence ATGGCGGAGCTCACGATCCGGCCGGAGGAGATCCGGGACGCACTGGAGAACTTTGTCCAGTCGTACCAGCCGGACGCGGCCTCGCGCGAGGAGGTCGGCACGGTCAGCCTGGCCGGCGACGGCATCGCGAAGGTCGAGGGTCTTCCCTCGGCCATGGCGAACGAGCTGCTGAAGTTCGAGGACGGCACCCTCGGCCTCGCGCTGAACCTCGAAGAGCGCGAGATCGGTGCGATCGTCCTCGGCGAGTTCAGCGGCATCGAGGAGGGACAGTCGGTGCAGCGCACCGGCGAGGTCCTCTCCGTCGGTGTCGGTGAGGGCTACCTCGGCCGCGTTGTCGACCCGCTCGGCAACCCGATCGACGGTCTCGGCGAGATCGCGACCGAGGGCCGCCGCGCCCTCGAGCTGCAGGCCCCGGGCGTTATGGCCCGTAAGTCGGTGCACGAGCCGATGGAGACCGGCTACAAGGCCGTCGACGCCATGACGCCGGTCGGCCGTGGTCAGCGTCAGCTGATCATCGGTGACCGTCAGACCGGCAAGACCGCGCTGTGTGTCGACACGATCATCAACCAGCGCGACAACTGGCGCTCGGGCGACGTGAACAAGCAGGTTCGCTGCATCTACGTCGCCGTCGGCCAGAAGGGCTCGACCATCGCGTCCGTTCGCGGCGCCCTGGAAGAGGCCGGCGCGCTCGAGTACACGACGATCGTCGCCGCCCCGGCGTCCGACCCGGCCGGCTTCAAGTACCTGGCGCCGTACACCGGCTCCGCCATCGGTCAGCACTGGATGTACCAGGGCAAGCACGTCCTGATCGTCTTCGATGACCTGTCGAAGCAGGCCGACGCCTACCGCGCCGTGTCGCTGCTGCTGCGCCGCCCGCCGGGCCGTGAGGCCTACCCGGGTGACGTCTTCTACCTGCACTCGCGTCTGCTCGAGCGCTGCGCGAAGCTCTCGGACGAGCTCGGTGCCGGTTCGATGACGGGTCTCCCGATCGTCGAGACCAAGGCGAACGACGTGTCGGCGTTCATCCCGACCAACGTCATCTCCATCACCGACGGCCAGTGCTTCCTGGAGTCCGACCTGTTCAACGCCGGCCAGCGTCCGGCCCTGAACGTCGGTATCTCGGTCTCGCGTGTCGGTGGCTCCGCCCAGCACAAGGCGATGAAGCAGATCTCCGGCCGCCTCCGCGTGGACCTGGCCCAGTTCCGTGAGCTGGAGGCGTTCGCCGCCTTCGGTTCGGACCTGGACGCCGCCTCGAAGGCGCAGCTGGAGCGTGGACAGCGCATGGTCGAGCTGCTCAAGCAGGCTCAGTACCAGCCGATGCCCACCGAGAACCAGGTCGTCTCCGTCTGGGCCGGCACCACCGGCAAGATGGACGACGTCCCGGTCGTCGACATCCGTCGCTTCGAGGCCGAGCTCCTGGCGTACCTCCGCCAGAACCACTCGGGCCTCATGACCTCCATCCGTGAGGGCGGCAAGATGTCGGACGACACGCTGCAGTCCGTCGCCGACGCCATTGCGGAGTTCAAGAAGCAGTTCGAGACCTCTGACGGCAAGCTGCTGGGCGAGGACGCTCCGGCCGCCGTCAACGTCTCGAAGTGA
- a CDS encoding F0F1 ATP synthase subunit delta: protein MNGASREALSAARESLDALTDNTSVDAKKLSDELAAVTALLDREVSLRRVLTDPAQSGEAKAELAQRLLSGQVGGETVDLVSGMVRNRWSSSRDLVDAAEELANTADLTAAQKAGALDSVEDELFRFGRIVSSSHELRSALTDKAATATAKGELLRSLLGGKANATTERLVVRLVTQPRGRSLEAGLESLSKLAAARRNRMVAVVTSAVPLSDQQKQRLGAVLAKLYGREMHLNLDVDPTVLGGITVQVGDEVINGTIAERLGEATRRLAG, encoded by the coding sequence ATGAACGGAGCGAGCCGCGAGGCACTGTCCGCCGCCCGTGAGTCCCTCGACGCGCTGACCGACAACACGTCGGTCGACGCGAAGAAGCTCTCGGACGAGCTGGCCGCCGTCACCGCGCTCCTCGACCGCGAGGTGTCGCTGCGCCGTGTCCTGACCGACCCCGCGCAGTCGGGCGAGGCCAAGGCCGAGCTCGCGCAGCGACTCCTGAGCGGTCAGGTGGGCGGCGAGACCGTCGACCTGGTCTCGGGCATGGTGCGCAACCGCTGGTCGTCTTCGCGCGACCTGGTCGACGCGGCCGAGGAGCTGGCGAACACCGCCGACCTCACCGCGGCGCAGAAGGCGGGCGCGCTCGACAGCGTCGAGGACGAGCTGTTCCGGTTCGGCCGGATCGTGTCCTCCAGCCACGAGCTCCGCTCGGCGCTGACGGACAAGGCCGCCACGGCCACCGCCAAGGGCGAGCTGCTCCGCAGCCTGCTCGGCGGCAAGGCCAACGCGACCACCGAGCGTCTGGTCGTCCGTCTGGTGACCCAGCCCCGGGGACGTAGCCTGGAAGCGGGACTCGAGTCCCTCTCCAAGCTCGCCGCGGCGCGCCGGAACCGGATGGTCGCCGTCGTCACCTCGGCGGTGCCGCTGTCCGACCAGCAGAAGCAGCGACTCGGTGCCGTACTGGCCAAGCTGTACGGCCGGGAGATGCACCTGAACCTGGACGTGGACCCGACGGTCCTCGGCGGGATCACCGTGCAGGTCGGCGACGAGGTCATCAACGGGACCATCGCGGAGCGCCTCGGCGAGGCGACCCGGCGACTGGCCGGCTGA
- a CDS encoding F0F1 ATP synthase subunit epsilon: MAAELHVELVAADRSVWSGEATLVIARTTSGDIGVMPGHQPLLGVLESGPVTIRTSEGATVVAAVHGGFISFADDKLSLLAEICELADEIDAQRAERALERAKSDSDAAAERRADVRLRAVAVR; encoded by the coding sequence TTGGCTGCTGAGCTGCACGTCGAGCTGGTCGCCGCGGACCGGAGTGTCTGGTCCGGCGAGGCCACCCTGGTCATCGCGCGTACCACCTCCGGCGACATCGGCGTCATGCCCGGCCACCAGCCGCTGCTCGGTGTGCTGGAGTCGGGCCCGGTGACCATCCGTACGAGCGAGGGCGCGACTGTCGTCGCCGCCGTCCACGGCGGATTCATCTCCTTCGCCGACGACAAGCTGTCTCTGCTCGCGGAGATCTGCGAGCTGGCGGACGAGATCGACGCCCAGCGCGCCGAGCGCGCGCTGGAGCGTGCGAAGTCGGACTCCGACGCCGCCGCCGAGCGGCGCGCCGATGTCCGACTGCGCGCGGTAGCGGTCCGCTGA